In Castanea sativa cultivar Marrone di Chiusa Pesio chromosome 6, ASM4071231v1, a single window of DNA contains:
- the LOC142640579 gene encoding IRK-interacting protein-like — MAHSSSSSSSSSKSPPPPSKSPPPHLSSHFTPIQECENEDEYNNEQRQSRETTPSALRHHPTPLHQPHKIIGKPKKIKQSDSDANGVEDGTTAVRCNNCRPHAREKISVVPLDNNGLNKHSTFSSSSSSSIASPNGIFKSILLSLTRKSPRSSPTEAAAREEQWKNIAVAELSQKLIHATGKRDEALLEASRLKYSMAELEKKLNKLEAYCYNLKSGLEECSTTNSPYQMGIKTSHSNGHSSMGLNGKVIEHFLVSVSESRSSVKLLSRSLTMQLRHMGSRVNERISVLLQPYDIKFSLSKNPRSLVFYLEALLNKAFYEDFESIGFRRNASNQILNPIDRCTANFESFNFLRGLKWEQVLNKGTRHFSEEFSRFCDRKMSEIVAMLGWNRAWPEPILQAFFVASKSVWLVHLLANSVHPSLPIFRVDLGVGFDGVYMEDMGGDKVKQLVPSAEVRIMVAPGFYVYGSAVKCKVLCKYYNETNNDQSNVEGTGVIV; from the exons AtggctcattcttcttcttcttcttcttcttcctctaaatctcctcctcctccctctAAATCCCCTCCTCCTCACCTATCATCACACTTCACTCCA ATTCAAGAATGTGAAAATGAAGATGAATATAACAATGAACAAAGGCAGAGTAGAGAGACTACACCAAGTGCGCTAAGGCACCACCCTACGCCACTTCATCAGCCTCACAAAATTATTGGCAAACCCAAGAAGATTAAGCAGTCAGATTCTGATGCCAACGGAGTAGAAGATGGTACTACTGCAGTGCGTTGCAACAATTGTCGTCCACACGCGCGTGAGAAAATCTCTGTGGTTCCACTCGACAACAATGGCCTCAACAAGCACtccactttttcttcttcttcttcttcatcgaTTGCAAGTCCCAATGGCATATTCAAGTCCATATTGTTATCTTTAACGAGGAAGAGCCCGAGGTCTAGTCCCACAGAGGCGGCGGCGAGAGAGGAGCAGTGGAAGAATATTGCAGTGGCTGAGCTCTCACAGAAGCTTATTCACGCTACAGGAAAGAGAGATGAGGCTCTTCTTGAAGCTTCAAGGCTTAAGTACTCCATGGCTGAGCTAGAGAAGAAGCTCAACAAGCTCGAAGCCTATTGCTATAACTTGAAATCTGGGCTCGAAGAATGTAGCACCACCAACTCGCCATATCAAATGGGAATAAAGACTAGCCACAGTAATGGACACAGCTCAATGGGGCTTAATGGCAAAGTGATTGAACACTTTCTGGTTTCTGTTTCGGAGTCTCGGTCTTCGGTCAAGCTATTAAGCCGTTCACTCACCATGCAACTTAGGCACATGGGGAGCAGAGTAAACGAAAGAATTTCAGTTCTCCTCCAACCTTATGATATAAAATTCTCACTCTCAAAGAACCCCAGAAGTTTGGTGTTTTACCTGGAGGCTTTACTAAACAAGGCTTTTTATGAAGACTTTGAATCAATTGGGTTTCGAAGGAATGCCTCGAATCAAATCTTGAACCCGATTGATAGGTGCACGGCTAACTTCGAGTCCTTCAACTTTCTTCGTGGTTTGAAATGGGAACAAGTGTTGAACAAGGGGACAAGGCATTTCAGTGAAGAGTTTAGCAGGTTTTGTGACAGGAAAATGAGTGAAATTGTGGCCATGTTGGGTTGGAACAGGGCTTGGCCAGAGCCAATTTTGCAAGCCTTCTTTGTTGCTTCAAAGAGTGTGTGGTTGGTCCACCTTTTAGCCAACTCAGTGCACCCGAGCTTGCCTATATTTAGAGTGGATTTAGGGGTTGGGTTTGATGGGGTTTACATGGAGGACATGGGTGGAGATAAGGTGAAACAGTTGGTTCCATCTGCGGAGGTTCGTATCATGGTTGCACCTGGATTCTATGTCTATGGCAGTGCGGTTAAGTGCAAGGTTCTATGCAAGTACTATAATGAAACCAACAACGATCAAAGTAATGTTGAAGGCACGGGTGTAATTGTATGA